From Microbacterium pseudoresistens, the proteins below share one genomic window:
- a CDS encoding RDD family protein, which yields MSDVVQKYPGERLGFPETGSGSVGRIGRRIAALVIDYAAATIIATAFFGFRQFDLPQEAGITQFMPLMIFAVLQILFIPTIGGSPGHRIVGLRVIMLHGGWVGLWRPIVRTLLIVVVIPAVIWDADQRGLHDKAVGTVLVRS from the coding sequence ATGTCCGATGTCGTCCAGAAGTATCCCGGTGAGCGCCTCGGATTCCCCGAGACGGGCTCCGGCAGCGTCGGCCGCATCGGGCGGCGCATCGCCGCGCTCGTCATCGACTACGCCGCGGCGACCATCATCGCCACCGCGTTCTTCGGCTTCCGTCAGTTCGATCTGCCGCAGGAGGCGGGCATCACGCAGTTCATGCCGCTGATGATCTTCGCCGTTCTGCAGATCCTCTTCATCCCCACCATCGGCGGCAGCCCCGGACACCGCATCGTGGGGCTGCGCGTGATCATGCTGCACGGCGGTTGGGTGGGGCTGTGGCGCCCCATCGTGCGCACGCTCCTCATCGTCGTCGTGATCCCCGCGGTGATCTGGGACGCCGATCAGCGCGGACTGCACGACAAGGCCGTCGGAACGGTTCTCGTCCGCAGCTGA
- a CDS encoding ATP-dependent zinc protease family protein produces the protein MDDVQQPSHSSTLTGWREWVALSEVGIPWIKAKIDTGARSSSLHATNAEEFDRGGAPWVRFDVQPWQRSEALVTVEAPVLDRREVRSSSGHAQSRLVVLLEVTLVGRAIEAEVTLSDRTEMGFRMLIGREALRRGFLVDPARSFLGGKPPKSARRAPRAPQT, from the coding sequence ATGGACGATGTGCAACAGCCCTCTCATTCAAGCACCCTCACGGGGTGGCGGGAGTGGGTCGCGCTCTCCGAGGTCGGCATTCCCTGGATCAAGGCGAAGATCGACACGGGGGCGCGCAGCTCGTCGCTGCACGCGACGAACGCGGAGGAGTTCGACCGCGGCGGCGCCCCCTGGGTGCGCTTCGACGTGCAACCCTGGCAGCGGTCCGAAGCGCTCGTGACCGTGGAGGCCCCGGTTCTCGATCGCCGCGAGGTGCGCAGTTCGTCGGGGCACGCGCAGAGCCGGCTCGTGGTGCTCCTCGAGGTCACACTCGTCGGTCGCGCGATCGAGGCGGAGGTCACGCTCAGCGACCGCACCGAGATGGGGTTCCGGATGCTCATCGGCCGCGAGGCGCTCCGTCGCGGCTTCCTCGTGGATCCTGCCCGGTCGTTCCTCGGCGGCAAGCCGCCCAAGTCCGCTCGGCGCGCGCCCCGCGCCCCGCAGACGTAA
- a CDS encoding bifunctional [glutamine synthetase] adenylyltransferase/[glutamine synthetase]-adenylyl-L-tyrosine phosphorylase, which produces MPRPDASVSLSALARLGFIELAVAAQSLTELAETTGLDRGELVDGLIAADPDEALAGLLRVARRAPDQVRAVLRDRADRGTVWRVFGSSPGLAGFFERRPDELEALAGAHDVLPTPEQLRARLFDAVDAVDGVATSGDEDARVALRVAYRRCVAQIAAVDLRADDPVALIGPVSAALADAAAAALDAALAVARAAVGEGSEDASRELALTRLAVIGMGKTGARELNYISDVDVIFVGGTADDDELPESRAIDLATRLARELMRVISGIEAEPPLWEVDANLRPEGKHGALVRSLSSHLNYYDRWAKSWEFQAQLKSRALAGDLELGQNYIDALQPRVFSSAAREDFVSSVQRMRERVTAHIPADDVAYQIKLGPGGLRDIEFTVQLLQLVHGLTDESLRTRGTLESLDALVERGYIGRAEAATFADDYRVLRLLEHRLQLRDLQRTHLMPRTDAGLRVLARGTGLADTARGIWKRWEEVRREVRDLHTRLFYRPLLSAVAELPEDERTLSTAQARDRLAAIGFRDPAGALRHIGALTSGISRKATIQRHLMPIMVRWFADGADPDYGLLAFRRISERLGDTPWFLRVLRDSTGAAENLTTLLSSSRYVGELMEWIPESVAWLDGADLLRPRSRASLNEEARAIQTRHERTADALRAVRALRRRELLRTAMGAVLDVLGLDEVAEALTDITDLTIQAGLRAVRREVVPPEDDALDFAVIGMGRFGGAELGFGSDADVLYVYDANGVEPQRAQQLALKIVAGLREHLTDARVPLELDADLRPEGRKGPLARSITSYAEYYRRWSLSWESQALLRARGVAGSAKLIARFDELTDGLRYPAEIDRDALREIKRIKARVEGERLPQGAEPRRHLKLGPGTISDVEWLVQIIQLEHAHAVPALRTTSTLQAMRAAEDAGLIAAEDARLLREAWILSSRLRSAMTLLTGQTKDVLTSDLQELDGVGRILGYADRSAGDVDENYLAVTRRARRVFERLFYG; this is translated from the coding sequence ATGCCTCGACCTGATGCCTCCGTCTCCCTGTCCGCGCTGGCTCGGCTCGGGTTCATCGAGCTCGCCGTCGCGGCGCAGTCGCTGACCGAGCTCGCCGAGACGACGGGTCTGGATCGCGGTGAGCTCGTCGACGGACTCATCGCGGCTGATCCGGATGAGGCGCTGGCGGGCCTGCTCCGTGTCGCTCGACGCGCGCCCGATCAGGTGCGCGCGGTGCTGCGCGATCGGGCGGATCGGGGCACGGTGTGGCGCGTGTTCGGCTCGTCACCCGGGCTCGCCGGATTCTTCGAACGCAGACCGGATGAGCTCGAGGCGCTGGCCGGAGCGCACGACGTGCTGCCCACACCCGAGCAGCTCCGCGCGCGCCTGTTCGACGCCGTGGATGCGGTCGACGGTGTCGCGACATCCGGTGACGAAGACGCCCGGGTGGCTCTGCGCGTGGCTTACCGGCGCTGCGTCGCGCAGATCGCCGCCGTCGATCTGCGCGCGGACGATCCGGTCGCGCTCATCGGCCCGGTGTCGGCGGCGCTGGCCGATGCCGCCGCCGCCGCGCTCGACGCCGCCCTCGCCGTCGCGCGGGCAGCAGTGGGCGAAGGGTCCGAGGATGCGTCTCGAGAGCTGGCGCTCACCCGTCTCGCCGTGATCGGCATGGGAAAGACGGGAGCGCGCGAGCTCAACTACATCAGCGACGTCGATGTGATCTTCGTCGGTGGGACGGCTGATGACGACGAACTGCCCGAATCGCGGGCGATCGACCTCGCCACCCGCCTGGCGCGTGAGCTGATGCGGGTGATCTCGGGGATCGAGGCCGAGCCGCCCCTGTGGGAGGTGGATGCGAATCTGCGGCCCGAGGGCAAGCACGGGGCGCTCGTGCGATCGCTGTCGTCGCACCTGAACTATTACGACCGGTGGGCCAAGAGCTGGGAGTTCCAGGCGCAGCTGAAGTCGCGGGCCCTGGCGGGAGACCTCGAGCTCGGGCAGAACTACATCGACGCCCTCCAGCCGCGGGTGTTCTCCAGCGCCGCCCGTGAGGATTTCGTGAGCAGCGTGCAGCGGATGCGCGAGCGCGTGACCGCGCACATCCCGGCTGACGACGTCGCCTACCAGATCAAGCTCGGCCCCGGCGGGCTGCGCGATATCGAGTTCACCGTGCAGCTGCTGCAGCTCGTGCACGGTCTGACCGACGAATCCCTCCGCACGCGGGGCACGCTCGAGTCGCTCGACGCGCTCGTCGAGCGCGGATACATCGGGCGCGCCGAGGCGGCGACCTTCGCCGACGACTACCGGGTGCTGCGCCTGCTCGAGCACCGGTTGCAGCTGCGCGACCTGCAGCGCACGCACCTCATGCCGCGCACGGATGCCGGGCTGCGGGTGCTCGCGCGCGGCACGGGCCTGGCCGACACCGCCCGCGGCATCTGGAAGCGCTGGGAAGAGGTGCGCAGAGAAGTGCGCGACCTGCACACCCGGCTCTTCTACCGACCGCTCCTCAGCGCGGTGGCTGAGCTTCCGGAAGACGAACGCACCCTGTCGACCGCGCAGGCGCGCGATCGGCTGGCGGCGATCGGCTTCCGCGACCCTGCCGGTGCGCTGCGGCACATCGGGGCGCTCACCTCCGGCATCAGCCGCAAGGCCACGATCCAGCGCCATCTCATGCCGATCATGGTGCGCTGGTTCGCCGACGGCGCCGACCCCGACTACGGCCTGCTCGCGTTCCGTCGCATCAGCGAACGGCTGGGGGACACCCCGTGGTTCCTGCGCGTGCTGCGTGATTCCACGGGTGCGGCAGAGAATCTCACCACTCTGCTGTCGTCGTCGCGGTACGTGGGCGAGCTCATGGAGTGGATCCCCGAATCCGTGGCCTGGCTCGACGGCGCCGACCTGCTGCGCCCGCGGTCCCGCGCATCGTTGAACGAGGAGGCGCGGGCGATCCAGACTCGCCATGAGCGCACGGCTGATGCGCTCCGCGCCGTGCGCGCCCTGCGCCGTCGCGAGCTGCTGCGCACCGCGATGGGCGCCGTGCTCGATGTTCTCGGTCTCGACGAGGTCGCCGAAGCCCTCACCGACATCACCGACCTCACCATTCAGGCGGGGCTCCGTGCCGTGCGCCGGGAAGTGGTTCCGCCTGAAGACGACGCGCTCGATTTCGCCGTCATCGGCATGGGCCGCTTCGGGGGTGCGGAGCTCGGGTTCGGCTCTGATGCCGACGTGCTCTACGTGTACGACGCGAACGGCGTCGAGCCGCAGCGTGCCCAGCAACTGGCGCTGAAGATCGTCGCGGGTCTGCGGGAGCACCTCACCGACGCGCGTGTGCCGCTCGAACTCGATGCGGATCTTCGCCCCGAGGGGCGGAAGGGGCCGTTGGCGCGATCGATCACCTCCTACGCCGAGTACTATCGCCGGTGGTCGTTGTCGTGGGAATCGCAGGCCTTGCTGCGTGCGCGGGGCGTGGCGGGCAGCGCGAAGCTCATCGCGCGCTTCGACGAGTTGACTGACGGCCTGCGCTATCCCGCCGAGATCGACCGCGACGCACTGCGCGAGATCAAGCGGATCAAGGCGCGTGTGGAGGGGGAGCGCCTGCCGCAGGGCGCCGAGCCGCGGCGGCATCTCAAGCTGGGCCCCGGCACCATCAGCGATGTGGAATGGCTCGTGCAGATCATCCAGCTCGAGCACGCGCATGCCGTGCCGGCGTTGCGGACGACATCGACGCTGCAGGCGATGCGTGCGGCGGAGGATGCCGGGCTCATCGCCGCGGAGGATGCGCGGCTGCTGCGCGAAGCATGGATCCTGTCGAGCAGACTGCGCTCGGCGATGACGCTGCTGACCGGGCAGACGAAAGATGTGCTCACGTCGGATCTGCAAGAACTGGATGGTGTGGGCCGGATCCTGGGATACGCCGATCGCTCGGCGGGCGACGTCGACGAGAATTATCTCGCCGTCACCCGCCGAGCACGGCGCGTGTTCGAGCGCCTCTTCTACGGCTGA
- a CDS encoding glutamine synthetase family protein — MDKQRDFVLRTIEERGVKFVRLWFTDVTGTLKSVAIAPAEVEGAFAEGLGFDGSAIEGMTRSFESDLLAQPDPSTFQILPWRGEIDPTARMFCDLVVPGGRPAVADPRHVLKRTLEKAADAGFTFYTHPEIEFYLLKSKQLGPDGPVPVDSAGYFDNVPGGTAHDFRRSAVRMLEDLGISVEYSHHEGGPGQNEIDLRYADALTTADNIMTFRTVVKEVAIEQGVYATFMPKPMSDQPGSGMHTHMSLFEGDVNAFYDESGEYQLSRTGRQFIAGLLKHANEISAVTNQFVNSYKRLWGGDEAPSYITWGHQNRSALVRVPRYKPNKGQSSRVEYRALDSAANPYLAYALLLAAGLKGIEEGYELPAEAEDNVWSLTAAERRALGYKSLPSSLEHALEYMEESELVAETLGEQVFNHVLRNKRREWEAYRGQVTPFELKSNLELL, encoded by the coding sequence ATGGACAAGCAACGCGACTTCGTGCTGCGCACGATCGAGGAGCGCGGCGTCAAGTTCGTGCGGCTGTGGTTCACCGACGTCACCGGCACGCTCAAATCCGTCGCGATCGCACCGGCCGAGGTCGAGGGGGCGTTCGCCGAGGGGCTGGGCTTCGACGGCTCGGCGATCGAGGGGATGACACGCAGTTTCGAATCAGACCTGCTCGCCCAGCCCGATCCGTCGACGTTCCAGATTCTGCCGTGGCGCGGCGAGATCGACCCGACGGCTCGGATGTTCTGCGACCTCGTGGTGCCGGGCGGGCGACCTGCCGTGGCAGACCCTCGGCACGTGCTCAAGCGCACGCTGGAGAAGGCGGCCGATGCCGGCTTCACGTTCTACACGCATCCCGAGATCGAGTTCTATCTTCTCAAGTCCAAACAGCTGGGGCCGGACGGGCCGGTTCCTGTCGACTCGGCCGGCTACTTCGACAACGTGCCCGGCGGCACGGCCCACGACTTCCGGCGCAGCGCCGTGCGGATGCTGGAGGACCTCGGCATCTCGGTGGAGTACAGCCACCACGAGGGCGGTCCCGGTCAGAACGAGATCGATCTGCGCTACGCGGATGCGCTGACGACCGCCGACAACATCATGACCTTCCGCACCGTGGTCAAGGAGGTCGCGATCGAGCAGGGCGTGTACGCGACGTTCATGCCCAAGCCGATGAGCGATCAGCCCGGAAGCGGCATGCACACGCACATGTCGCTGTTCGAGGGCGATGTGAACGCGTTCTACGACGAGAGCGGCGAGTACCAGCTGTCCCGCACCGGCCGACAGTTCATCGCGGGGCTGCTCAAGCACGCCAACGAGATCTCGGCCGTGACCAACCAGTTCGTCAACTCCTACAAGCGTCTCTGGGGCGGCGACGAAGCACCCAGCTACATCACCTGGGGCCATCAGAACCGTTCTGCCCTCGTGCGCGTGCCGCGGTACAAGCCGAACAAGGGCCAGTCCTCGCGGGTCGAGTATCGGGCGCTCGATTCGGCGGCCAACCCCTACCTGGCGTACGCGCTGCTGCTGGCGGCGGGCCTGAAGGGCATCGAAGAGGGCTACGAGCTGCCCGCCGAGGCGGAGGACAACGTGTGGTCGCTCACCGCGGCCGAACGCCGTGCGCTCGGCTACAAGTCGCTGCCGTCGAGCCTGGAGCATGCACTGGAGTACATGGAGGAGTCCGAGCTGGTCGCCGAGACGCTGGGGGAGCAGGTGTTCAACCACGTGCTGCGCAACAAGCGGCGCGAATGGGAGGCCTACCGCGGGCAGGTGACCCCGTTCGAGCTCAAGAGCAACCTCGAACTGCTCTGA
- a CDS encoding RimK family alpha-L-glutamate ligase encodes MKLAVLSRAPQSYSTQRLRAAAEQRGHTVKVLNTLRFAIDLTGDEPDLHFRGKRLSDYDAILPRIGNSITYFGTAVVRQFEQMDVYTPNTANGITSARDKLRANQILSRHGIAMPPTAFVRNRADVRPAIERVGGAPVVIKLLEGTQGIGVILAPQVKVAEAIIETLHSTKQNVLIQKFIAESRGRDIRALVVGDRVVAAMRRVAHGDEFRSNVHRGGTVEAVSLDPLYEQTAVRAAQIMGLRVAGVDMLEGDDGPLVMEVNSSPGLQGVETATGLDVAGAIIDYIGAQVAFPEIDVRQRLSVSTGYGVAELYMHAGAEQVGKKLGELGLWDRDITVLTLHRGATVIPNPRKHVVLEAGDRLLCFGKLEEMRSMIPERPRRRAKVRKLPKEPLPERAAGA; translated from the coding sequence GTGAAGCTCGCCGTACTCTCGCGCGCACCCCAGTCGTATTCGACGCAGCGCCTCCGCGCCGCCGCCGAACAGCGCGGCCACACCGTCAAGGTGCTGAACACACTCAGGTTCGCGATCGACCTCACCGGCGATGAGCCCGATCTGCACTTCCGCGGCAAGCGCCTCAGCGACTACGACGCGATCCTGCCGCGCATCGGCAACTCGATCACCTACTTCGGCACGGCTGTGGTGCGCCAGTTCGAGCAGATGGATGTCTACACACCCAACACCGCCAACGGCATCACGAGCGCCCGCGACAAGCTGCGCGCCAACCAGATCCTGTCCCGCCACGGGATCGCTATGCCCCCGACGGCGTTCGTGCGCAACCGCGCCGACGTGCGCCCCGCCATCGAGCGCGTGGGCGGCGCCCCCGTGGTCATCAAACTCCTGGAGGGGACGCAGGGGATTGGCGTGATCCTCGCCCCTCAGGTCAAGGTCGCCGAGGCCATCATCGAGACGCTGCACTCCACGAAGCAGAACGTGCTCATCCAGAAGTTCATCGCCGAGAGCCGCGGGCGCGACATCCGCGCGCTCGTGGTGGGCGATCGCGTGGTCGCGGCGATGCGGCGCGTCGCCCACGGAGACGAGTTCCGCTCCAATGTGCACCGTGGCGGCACTGTCGAAGCCGTTTCGCTGGATCCGCTGTACGAGCAGACCGCGGTGCGGGCCGCGCAGATCATGGGCCTTCGCGTCGCCGGCGTCGACATGCTCGAGGGCGATGACGGCCCGCTCGTCATGGAGGTCAACTCTTCGCCGGGCCTGCAGGGCGTGGAGACGGCGACCGGACTGGATGTCGCGGGCGCCATCATCGACTACATCGGTGCCCAGGTCGCCTTCCCCGAGATCGACGTGCGCCAGCGGCTGAGCGTGTCGACCGGATACGGGGTGGCCGAGCTGTACATGCACGCCGGCGCCGAGCAGGTGGGCAAGAAGCTCGGCGAGCTGGGCCTGTGGGATCGCGACATCACCGTGCTCACCCTGCACCGAGGGGCCACGGTCATCCCGAATCCGCGCAAGCACGTCGTGCTCGAGGCGGGGGACCGGTTGCTGTGCTTCGGCAAACTCGAGGAGATGCGCTCGATGATCCCCGAGCGGCCCCGGCGCCGTGCGAAGGTGCGCAAGCTCCCGAAGGAGCCGCTTCCCGAGCGCGCGGCTGGAGCCTGA
- a CDS encoding SPOR domain-containing protein, whose amino-acid sequence MTVDHDTAAHEGAAVEDLDHKYWYNTRTDEVEYGMIAPAPDRLGPFDTAEEAARAPQKIDERARAWATEEALEDDWGAAPGTSARGTEGRDGA is encoded by the coding sequence GTGACAGTCGATCACGACACCGCCGCACACGAAGGAGCCGCCGTGGAAGACCTCGACCACAAGTACTGGTACAACACCCGCACCGATGAGGTGGAGTACGGGATGATCGCGCCGGCTCCGGACAGGCTCGGCCCGTTCGACACGGCGGAAGAGGCCGCGCGTGCGCCGCAGAAGATCGACGAGCGCGCCAGGGCATGGGCGACGGAAGAGGCGTTGGAGGACGACTGGGGTGCAGCGCCCGGTACCTCGGCGCGCGGCACCGAGGGCCGGGACGGGGCCTGA
- a CDS encoding DUF4191 family protein, with amino-acid sequence MAQRGSAPEKRPGFFSQIKSLFKFTREVYPWLPWLQIAILVAGVLVGVILGYLIPPLQVWSIILWGITGLMLGVLAAMILMTQLSTKAMYKKIDGMPGAVGHVLSTSLGRSWQASDTPVGVNPKSQDAVYRAVGRGGIVVVGEGSRGRLTRLIKDEKTRSLRVAQGVPVTVLHVGHGDDDTPIDQLAKTIKKLPKAIDKTTMAAVIKRIDSVSQSLSSLPIPKGIDPLKARAPRPR; translated from the coding sequence ATGGCACAACGTGGTTCGGCGCCCGAGAAGCGACCCGGATTCTTCTCGCAGATCAAGTCGCTCTTCAAGTTCACGCGCGAGGTGTACCCGTGGCTGCCGTGGCTGCAGATCGCGATCCTTGTCGCCGGCGTGCTCGTCGGAGTCATCCTCGGCTACCTCATCCCGCCGCTGCAGGTCTGGTCCATCATCCTGTGGGGCATCACCGGACTGATGCTCGGCGTGCTCGCCGCCATGATCCTCATGACGCAGCTGTCGACCAAGGCGATGTACAAGAAGATCGATGGGATGCCCGGTGCGGTCGGCCATGTGCTCAGCACGAGCCTCGGGCGCAGCTGGCAAGCCTCGGACACCCCGGTGGGCGTCAACCCGAAGTCGCAGGATGCCGTCTATCGGGCCGTCGGGCGCGGCGGCATCGTGGTGGTCGGCGAAGGCTCGCGCGGGCGCCTCACACGCCTGATCAAAGACGAGAAGACGCGCTCGCTGCGCGTGGCCCAGGGCGTTCCCGTAACTGTGCTGCACGTGGGGCATGGCGACGATGACACACCGATCGATCAGCTCGCCAAGACCATCAAGAAGCTGCCGAAGGCGATCGACAAGACCACGATGGCGGCGGTCATCAAGCGCATCGACTCCGTGTCGCAGTCGCTGTCGTCGCTGCCGATCCCCAAGGGCATCGACCCGCTGAAGGCTCGCGCCCCGCGCCCGCGCTGA
- the ppgK gene encoding polyphosphate--glucose phosphotransferase: MAQAIGVDIGGTGIKAGIVDLDLGTLTSDRVRVPTPQGASPADVLSAVTQVLDTLGVAESRLPLGVAFPAIVKHGRTLSAANVSDEWIDFGAERFFENGLGRQIAFANDADAAGVAEVRHGAARDARGLTIVTTLGTGIGSAFLYDGVLLPNTELGHMDRNGESIERWCASSAMERENLSWEEWASRLQEFYSQVEFLFSPDLFVVGGGVSKNPEKFLPLLELNTPIVTAVHRNNAGIIGAASLATD, translated from the coding sequence ATGGCACAGGCGATCGGCGTAGACATCGGCGGAACCGGCATCAAGGCGGGCATCGTCGATCTCGATCTCGGCACACTGACCTCCGACCGCGTGCGTGTGCCCACTCCCCAGGGCGCCTCGCCCGCGGATGTGCTCTCCGCGGTCACGCAAGTGCTCGACACGCTCGGCGTGGCCGAATCGCGCCTCCCCCTCGGTGTCGCCTTCCCGGCGATCGTCAAGCACGGCCGCACGCTGTCGGCGGCAAACGTCTCCGACGAATGGATCGACTTCGGGGCCGAGAGGTTCTTCGAGAACGGACTCGGCCGGCAGATCGCCTTCGCCAACGACGCGGATGCGGCGGGGGTCGCCGAAGTGCGCCACGGTGCCGCCCGCGACGCCCGCGGCCTCACGATCGTCACGACGCTGGGCACGGGAATCGGCTCGGCGTTCCTCTACGACGGCGTTCTGCTTCCGAATACCGAGCTCGGGCACATGGATCGCAACGGCGAGTCGATCGAGCGCTGGTGCGCCTCGTCGGCGATGGAGCGCGAGAACCTGTCCTGGGAGGAGTGGGCGTCGCGCCTGCAGGAGTTCTACTCGCAGGTCGAGTTCCTGTTCAGCCCCGACCTGTTCGTCGTCGGCGGCGGCGTCTCGAAGAATCCGGAGAAGTTCCTGCCGCTGCTCGAACTGAACACGCCGATCGTCACCGCGGTGCACCGCAACAACGCGGGCATCATCGGCGCCGCCTCACTCGCCACGGACTGA
- the glnA gene encoding type I glutamate--ammonia ligase: MFTDPADVIAYIRDNDVKFLDIRFTDLPGVQQHFNIPASTVDEEFFVDGQLFDGSSIRGFASIHESDMQLIPDVTTAYLDPYREEKTLIMVFDIFNPRTGDVYAKDPRQVAKKAEKYLASTGIADTAFFAPEAEFYIFDDVRYEVTAGTSFYKVDSSEAAWNSGRKEEGGNLGNKTPFKGGYFPVAPVDKHADMRDDIVLQLMAAGLKVERSHHEVGTAGQGEINYKFDTMVRAADDILKFKYIVKNTAEQWGRTATFMPKPLFGDNGSGMHTHQSLWSDGKPLFYDENGYAQLSDIARWYIGGLLKHADAVLAFTNPTLNSYHRLVKHFEAPVNLAYSAGNRSAAVRIPLTGSNPKAKRIEFRVPDASGNPYLAFAAQLMAGLDGIRNRIEPMEPIDKDLYELPPEEAKNIPQVPNSLLDSLEALRKDHDFLLEGGVFTEDLIETWIDYKYNNEILPMAQRPHPYEYELYFGV; this comes from the coding sequence ATGTTCACCGATCCCGCCGACGTCATCGCGTACATCCGCGACAACGACGTCAAGTTCCTCGACATCCGCTTCACGGATCTGCCCGGTGTGCAGCAGCACTTCAACATCCCCGCATCGACGGTCGACGAGGAGTTCTTCGTCGACGGCCAGCTTTTCGACGGATCCTCCATCCGCGGGTTCGCGAGCATCCACGAGTCGGACATGCAGCTCATCCCCGACGTCACCACCGCGTACCTCGACCCGTATCGCGAGGAGAAGACCCTCATCATGGTCTTCGACATCTTCAACCCGCGCACCGGCGACGTCTACGCCAAGGATCCGCGCCAGGTCGCGAAGAAGGCCGAGAAATACCTCGCTTCCACCGGTATCGCCGACACCGCGTTCTTCGCCCCCGAGGCCGAGTTCTACATCTTCGACGACGTGCGCTACGAGGTCACGGCCGGGACGAGCTTCTACAAGGTCGACTCCAGCGAGGCCGCGTGGAACTCCGGCCGCAAGGAGGAGGGCGGCAACCTCGGCAACAAGACGCCGTTCAAGGGCGGATACTTCCCCGTCGCCCCCGTCGACAAGCACGCCGACATGCGCGACGACATCGTGCTGCAGCTCATGGCCGCCGGGCTCAAGGTCGAGCGCTCGCACCACGAGGTCGGCACCGCGGGCCAGGGCGAGATCAACTACAAGTTCGACACGATGGTGCGCGCCGCCGACGACATCCTCAAGTTCAAGTACATCGTCAAGAACACCGCCGAGCAGTGGGGCCGCACGGCCACGTTCATGCCGAAGCCCCTGTTCGGCGACAACGGTTCGGGAATGCACACGCACCAGTCGCTGTGGAGCGACGGCAAGCCGCTGTTCTACGACGAGAACGGCTACGCGCAGCTCAGCGACATCGCCCGCTGGTACATCGGCGGCCTGCTCAAGCACGCGGATGCCGTACTCGCCTTCACGAACCCGACGCTCAACAGCTACCACCGCCTGGTCAAGCACTTCGAGGCGCCGGTGAACCTCGCCTACTCGGCCGGCAACCGCTCGGCCGCCGTGCGCATCCCGCTGACCGGATCGAACCCGAAGGCCAAGCGCATCGAGTTCCGAGTGCCCGACGCCTCGGGCAACCCGTACCTGGCGTTCGCCGCCCAGCTCATGGCGGGTCTGGACGGGATCCGCAACCGCATCGAGCCGATGGAGCCCATCGACAAGGATCTCTACGAGCTTCCGCCCGAGGAGGCCAAGAACATCCCCCAGGTGCCCAACTCGCTGTTGGACTCGCTGGAGGCACTGCGCAAGGACCACGACTTCCTCCTCGAGGGCGGCGTGTTCACCGAAGATCTCATCGAGACGTGGATCGACTACAAGTACAACAACGAGATCCTGCCGATGGCACAGCGTCCTCACCCGTACGAGTACGAGCTGTACTTCGGCGTCTGA